The following coding sequences are from one Candidatus Methylomirabilota bacterium window:
- a CDS encoding HAD hydrolase family protein: protein MAPARRPGAPPPRARLRRIRLLILDVDGVLTDGRVYYGPDGAEWKSFDVHDGLALARAAAAEFPVAVISSRNSEAVARRCAELGIREVHQGVGDKLAVYEGVRRRHGCTDAEVACMGDDLADLPLLRRAGLALAPADAVADVRRVADWVSRAGGGRGAVREVLESLLRARGMWAS from the coding sequence ATGGCGCCCGCCCGGCGCCCGGGCGCGCCACCGCCGCGGGCCCGGCTCCGACGGATTCGGCTTCTGATCCTGGACGTGGACGGCGTCCTGACCGACGGGCGCGTCTACTACGGCCCGGACGGGGCCGAGTGGAAATCCTTCGACGTGCACGACGGGCTCGCCCTCGCCCGGGCGGCGGCCGCCGAGTTCCCGGTTGCCGTCATCTCCTCCCGAAACTCCGAGGCGGTCGCGCGGCGCTGCGCCGAGCTCGGGATCCGCGAGGTCCACCAGGGCGTGGGCGACAAGCTCGCCGTCTACGAGGGAGTCCGACGCCGCCACGGCTGCACGGACGCCGAGGTCGCGTGCATGGGCGACGACCTCGCCGATCTTCCCCTCCTGCGCCGCGCGGGGCTCGCCCTGGCGCCGGCCGACGCGGTGGCGGACGTTCGCCGCGTCGCCGACTGGGTGAGCCGGGCCGGCGGGGGCCGCGGTGCCGTCCGGGAGGTCCTGGAGTCATTGCTCCGGG